A genome region from Rubinisphaera margarita includes the following:
- a CDS encoding sulfatase family protein, with translation MTSGREKPNIILINCDDLGYGDIGCMGSRKHRTPNIDQLSVDGLTLTDFYVTSGVCTPSRSSLMTGCYPKRIGMHTNGENKWVLFPGNRRGLHPGEVTIAEQLKHAGYATAIIGKWHLGDQPEFLPTRQGFDTWFGIPYSNDMGIGRRDYPPLPLMRNEQVIEEEPDQTQLTKRYTAETVGFIEANKDRPFFVYLPHTFPHAPLHASEDFKGKSENGIYGDAVEEIDWSVGQIVHALRQRNLEENTLVIFTSDNGASQRWGGRNLPLKGFKGSTWEGGMRVPCIMKWPAAIPAGTVSREIVSSLDIMPTISALVDQPLPDDRKIDGYDVSALLHNPLEAESPRQTMFYYYREHLCAVRHENFKLHVRPARARADRNFEPQLYNLANDIGETRSVVQEEPEVMTELMILVEECRRDLGDGDQPGQHTRPPGQVDQPRTLTPRPSTDQAQPETKSN, from the coding sequence GTGACCAGCGGCCGCGAAAAGCCGAACATCATCCTGATCAACTGCGATGACCTCGGCTACGGCGATATCGGCTGCATGGGCTCGCGGAAGCATCGCACGCCGAACATCGATCAGCTCTCCGTCGATGGGCTCACGCTGACCGACTTCTATGTCACTTCCGGCGTCTGCACGCCGTCGCGGTCCTCGCTGATGACGGGGTGTTATCCCAAGCGGATCGGCATGCATACCAATGGCGAGAACAAGTGGGTCCTGTTCCCGGGGAACCGACGGGGACTCCACCCCGGTGAAGTCACGATCGCAGAGCAGCTCAAGCATGCCGGCTACGCGACCGCGATCATCGGCAAATGGCACCTGGGAGACCAGCCCGAATTCCTGCCGACGCGGCAGGGCTTCGATACATGGTTCGGGATTCCCTATTCGAACGACATGGGCATCGGCCGCCGGGACTACCCTCCACTCCCGTTGATGCGAAACGAACAGGTCATCGAAGAAGAACCGGACCAGACCCAGCTGACGAAACGCTACACGGCAGAAACAGTCGGGTTCATCGAGGCCAACAAAGACCGACCGTTCTTCGTTTATTTACCGCACACCTTCCCCCATGCCCCGCTGCACGCATCGGAGGACTTCAAAGGGAAAAGTGAGAACGGGATTTACGGAGACGCTGTCGAAGAGATCGACTGGTCAGTCGGGCAGATCGTGCACGCACTGCGTCAGCGAAATCTGGAGGAGAACACGCTCGTGATTTTCACCTCCGACAACGGAGCGTCTCAACGATGGGGCGGCCGCAATCTTCCGCTGAAGGGCTTCAAGGGATCGACCTGGGAGGGGGGCATGCGAGTACCCTGCATCATGAAATGGCCGGCTGCCATTCCCGCCGGGACCGTCTCGCGGGAGATCGTCAGCTCGCTCGACATCATGCCGACGATCTCGGCCCTTGTCGACCAGCCGCTGCCGGACGATCGCAAGATCGACGGGTACGATGTCTCCGCCCTGCTCCACAATCCGCTCGAAGCCGAATCCCCGCGGCAAACGATGTTCTACTACTACCGCGAGCACCTGTGTGCGGTCCGGCACGAGAACTTCAAACTGCATGTCCGCCCTGCCAGAGCGAGAGCCGACAGGAACTTTGAGCCTCAGCTCTACAATCTTGCCAACGACATTGGCGAAACCCGCAGCGTCGTTCAGGAAGAGCCGGAAGTGATGACCGAACTGATGATCCTCGTCGAGGAATGCCGACGGGATCTCGGCGATGGCGACCAGCCCGGGCAGCACACCCGTCCGCCGGGACAGGTCGATCAGCCCCGAACGTTGACCCCACGGCCGTCCACAGATCAGGCTCAACCCGAAACGAAGTCGAACTGA